The Paenibacillus tianjinensis genome has a window encoding:
- a CDS encoding carbohydrate ABC transporter permease: MSERTSNRIFEIVIVTCVALFVLFCLAPFLHVIAVSLSSNRAITSGEVTIFPIELNWNAYIQVFSDNAMIRSLGYTVILTAATTALCMLFTIAAAYPLTKGYLKGRKTFMVIIIITMFFSGGIIPEYLLMRDLRLLDSTWALILPGLVSPFNLIILISFFNNIPQSLEESAEIDGSSFFRTLVSIVLPLSMPVLATLALFYAVGRWNGFQDALMYINSPELYPLQLKLFQMVQNNMVSELTQMEGASRTALTPESLKAATVIFATVPILLVYPWLQKYFVSGVMLGAVKG, translated from the coding sequence ATGAGTGAACGTACTTCAAACCGGATATTTGAAATTGTCATTGTTACCTGTGTAGCCTTGTTCGTTCTGTTCTGCCTGGCTCCGTTCTTGCATGTTATTGCAGTATCACTCAGCTCCAACCGTGCTATTACTTCCGGTGAAGTTACGATTTTTCCGATTGAATTGAACTGGAATGCCTATATTCAGGTATTCTCGGATAATGCAATGATCCGCTCCCTGGGCTATACGGTGATACTTACAGCTGCAACAACTGCACTGTGTATGCTCTTCACCATTGCCGCAGCCTATCCATTGACCAAGGGGTACCTGAAGGGCCGTAAGACATTTATGGTTATTATCATTATTACCATGTTCTTCAGCGGAGGGATTATTCCTGAATATTTGCTGATGCGCGACCTGCGCCTGCTCGATTCCACCTGGGCACTTATCCTTCCCGGACTGGTCAGTCCGTTTAACCTGATTATCCTGATCTCCTTCTTCAACAACATTCCTCAGAGTCTGGAAGAGTCGGCCGAGATCGACGGCAGCTCTTTCTTCCGTACACTGGTAAGCATCGTCCTGCCGCTGTCCATGCCTGTGCTGGCTACGCTGGCCCTCTTCTATGCAGTCGGCAGATGGAACGGGTTCCAGGATGCGCTGATGTATATCAACAGCCCTGAACTGTACCCGCTGCAGCTCAAGCTGTTCCAGATGGTACAGAACAACATGGTCTCCGAGCTGACACAAATGGAGGGGGCAAGCCGCACTGCGCTGACTCCGGAAAGCCTCAAGGCGGCGACGGTTATCTTCGCTACGGTGCCGATTCTGCTTGTCTATCCGTGGCTGCAGAAGTATTTTGTCAGCGGTGTTATGCTGGGTGCCGTTAAGGGTTAA
- a CDS encoding sugar phosphate isomerase/epimerase family protein has translation MEDKGAFSFSTCWNIKRHTEGSGMLREIRELGFRRVELNYNVTEAMLTTIEPMIERGEIGISSVHNTFPHVPDPDYGTDSVLLGFGDETKRQRAVELLVRSAEYAQRYGGEAVVVHPGEVPFPNDIAKELEQLYSGQGRDSEAYRSKWAELLERREAYSASYVQTIIRSLDEVCNRAASKGLNVRFGIETRSRPQQIPTLAEAKTIISALKGAPVGIWYDTGHAIMMDRMGLYDSIGEMEGLMDDIVGVHVHETIGLSDHWCPYVNSGNMDFYDAYLPMIERAQVKVYELKAACRPEDIHESHRLLTAKLAGRG, from the coding sequence GTGGAAGACAAAGGAGCATTCTCATTCTCAACCTGCTGGAATATTAAGCGGCATACGGAAGGCAGCGGCATGCTGCGGGAAATCCGTGAGCTTGGCTTCCGGCGGGTGGAGCTGAACTATAATGTCACCGAAGCAATGCTGACGACGATTGAGCCGATGATCGAGCGGGGGGAAATCGGCATCTCCAGTGTTCACAACACCTTCCCTCACGTTCCCGATCCTGATTACGGTACGGATTCCGTGCTGCTGGGCTTCGGGGATGAGACGAAGCGGCAGCGGGCGGTGGAGCTGCTGGTCCGTTCGGCTGAGTACGCCCAGCGCTACGGCGGTGAGGCCGTGGTGGTGCATCCCGGCGAAGTGCCTTTTCCGAATGATATCGCCAAGGAGCTGGAGCAGCTCTACAGCGGACAAGGCAGGGATTCGGAGGCGTACCGCAGCAAGTGGGCGGAGCTGCTGGAACGGCGGGAGGCTTATAGCGCCAGCTATGTGCAGACAATTATCCGCAGCCTGGATGAAGTATGCAACCGCGCGGCCTCCAAGGGCTTAAACGTCCGCTTTGGAATCGAGACACGCTCCCGGCCGCAGCAGATTCCAACGCTCGCAGAAGCCAAAACAATAATAAGCGCGTTAAAGGGTGCACCTGTCGGCATCTGGTATGACACCGGACACGCCATCATGATGGACCGGATGGGCTTGTACGACAGTATAGGAGAGATGGAAGGACTGATGGATGATATTGTGGGCGTTCACGTCCATGAGACCATTGGCCTCTCCGACCACTGGTGTCCCTATGTGAACAGCGGGAATATGGATTTCTATGATGCCTATTTGCCGATGATTGAGCGGGCGCAGGTCAAGGTGTATGAGCTGAAGGCGGCCTGCCGGCCGGAGGATATCCATGAGAGCCACCGCCTGCTTACGGCTAAGCTGGCGGGCAGGGGGTAG
- a CDS encoding MATE family efflux transporter, with product MLELKVKGKRGSLILDKYFSGESIDYRQMIALFIPLLVDQAFIVGLNLVNTAMISSSGVAAISAVNMIDSLNIFLISVFIAVSTGGTVVVAQYKGSGNDLMVSKATAGAVSSVSLMALCIGLFGIVFHGPLLNLLFGAASPEVMSNARTYLIGSSLSYLGIAVVEAVCGALRGIGRTRASLVLSLIMNLIYVLLNFVFINGLHMGVFGMTIAINISRYLAAVCALIYLFRMDNTLHVKIRDLLVLNWSMLKRIMNIGLPFAAEQMFFNGGKILTQVFIVSLGTYAIATNAITSTLAGVMQIPANALSLTLITVVGQCMGSRNVKDARKFVKSFLWLSSASFVLMALLIFPFYHPLVSLFHPPAEIIDDIFLVFLINSIAQIPLWSISFITPSALRAAGDSKYTSMVSMLSMWLFRVVLGYLLGIQFGMGIVGVWLAMNCEWGVRGFIFLRRFLGEKWVQHKVI from the coding sequence ATGCTAGAGCTCAAGGTAAAGGGGAAACGGGGCAGCCTGATCCTCGACAAGTATTTTTCCGGAGAATCCATAGATTACCGCCAGATGATAGCGTTATTTATACCGCTTCTGGTTGATCAAGCCTTTATTGTCGGTCTGAATCTAGTGAATACGGCGATGATCAGCTCGTCCGGTGTGGCGGCGATCAGCGCCGTTAATATGATCGATTCACTTAATATTTTTCTGATTAGTGTGTTCATTGCAGTTTCCACTGGTGGGACCGTCGTTGTCGCCCAGTACAAAGGGAGCGGGAATGACCTAATGGTCTCCAAAGCTACAGCCGGTGCAGTCTCATCAGTCTCTTTGATGGCGCTATGCATCGGCTTGTTCGGGATTGTGTTCCATGGTCCGCTGCTGAACCTGCTGTTTGGCGCGGCTTCGCCTGAGGTAATGTCCAATGCCCGGACATATCTGATCGGCAGCAGCCTGTCCTATCTGGGTATCGCTGTTGTAGAAGCGGTCTGCGGCGCATTGCGCGGAATCGGCAGGACCCGGGCTTCACTCGTGCTGTCCCTGATCATGAACCTGATCTATGTTCTGCTGAATTTTGTATTCATCAACGGTCTGCATATGGGTGTGTTCGGTATGACCATTGCCATCAACATATCCAGATATCTGGCTGCTGTCTGTGCGCTTATCTATCTGTTCCGGATGGACAATACGCTGCATGTGAAGATCCGCGACCTGCTGGTCTTGAACTGGTCAATGCTCAAACGAATTATGAATATCGGCCTGCCGTTTGCTGCAGAACAGATGTTTTTTAACGGCGGAAAGATTCTGACCCAAGTGTTCATCGTCAGCCTGGGCACCTATGCGATTGCCACGAATGCCATCACGTCCACCCTGGCCGGAGTCATGCAGATTCCTGCGAATGCCTTGTCCCTGACGCTCATTACAGTGGTAGGCCAATGCATGGGCAGCAGAAATGTGAAGGATGCCCGGAAATTCGTCAAATCGTTTCTTTGGCTGTCATCCGCTTCCTTTGTGCTGATGGCGCTGCTGATTTTCCCGTTTTACCATCCGCTGGTGTCCTTGTTCCATCCTCCGGCTGAAATTATCGATGACATTTTCCTGGTCTTCCTGATCAATTCCATTGCCCAGATTCCGCTGTGGTCCATCAGCTTCATTACACCATCAGCACTCCGGGCCGCGGGTGATTCCAAATATACATCGATGGTCTCGATGCTGTCGATGTGGCTGTTCCGCGTCGTGCTGGGATACCTGCTCGGCATCCAGTTCGGGATGGGCATTGTCGGCGTATGGCTGGCGATGAACTGCGAGTGGGGCGTGCGGGGCTTCATCTTCCTGCGGCGGTTCCTTGGAGAGAAATGGGTTCAGCATAAGGTAATCTAA